A single genomic interval of Mangifera indica cultivar Alphonso chromosome 5, CATAS_Mindica_2.1, whole genome shotgun sequence harbors:
- the LOC123217119 gene encoding uncharacterized protein LOC123217119, whose product MALNDPPKTLETRVDIRGAECGSGESEPEEEDLQKLESDVKQMAQKILEYRATLPDQLKSTFASILSSQRPVLSGFESESEPGPSGEHNRGSGEYVESSKGKTLVKEEQKTAEKVSLLKTKISSNAAAMPTVLKRMKECIARIEELDSYNGIIHPAFKKKRPS is encoded by the exons ATGGCTTTAAACGATCCACCAAAAACCCTAGAAACCCGAGTGGACATTCGGGGCGCTGAATGCGGGTCCGGAGAATCCGAACCTGAAGAAGAAGACCTGCAGAAGCTGGAATCAGATGTGAAGCAAATGGCGCAGAAGATTCTAGAGTACAGAGCAACACTCCCAGATCAGCTCAAGAGCACCTTCGCTTCGATTCTTTCATCCCAAAGACCAGTTTTGTCCGGGTTTGAATCTGAGTCAGAGCCTGGACCCTCCGGAGAGCATAACCGTG GTTCTGGAGAATATGTTGAATCAAGTAAGGGGAAAACACTAGTAAAAGAAGAGCAGAAAACTGCTGAAAAAGTATCTTTgcttaaaactaaaatatccaGTAATGCTGCTGCAATGCCTACAGTTCTGAAGAGGATGAAAGAATGTATTGCTAGAATTGAGGAACTAGATTCCTACAATGGAATCATACATCCTgcttttaaaaagaaaaggccTAGTTGA
- the LOC123217721 gene encoding riboflavin biosynthesis protein PYRD, chloroplastic → MQIHRLSVPNNTLIPPALSSPHILYSSLSSLHRPTKLLLNPSSKAGFCNSLKRLSKSLTCLRKHGGSIRVSCGAAQDNEDAFYMRRCVELARKGIGCTSPNPMVGCLIVKDGKIVGEGFHPKAGQPHAEVFALRDAGHLAEDATAYVSLEPCNHYGRTPPCTEALIKAKVKKVVVGMVDPNPIVDSKGLDRLRDAGIDVTVGVEEELCKQLNEAFIHQMLTGKPFVTVRYSLSVNGHLLDQLGDGVTKSGGYYSRLLQEYDAVILSASLTEKSSIPESHEPGANQPLKIITATNSSSQIQLPLLTEETASRVIVFTSKEAILENETAKRGIETVVLNQVTLNAILEYCKRKGLNSVLLDLRSDYADLEMLLREGIEQNIMQKIMVEVLPVWNEGDDGNALALLNGLKKGLVVKKLQPKISSQSIVLEGYLQYG, encoded by the exons ATGCAAATTCATAGACTTTCAGTTCCAAATAACACTCTTATTCCGCCCGCTTTGTCCTCTCCTCATATTCTTTACTCGTCTTTATCTTCATTACACCGCCCCACCAAACTTCTTCTGAATCCAAGTTCAAAAGCTGGGTTTTGTAATTCACTCAAAAGACTATCCAAATCACTTACTTGTTTGAGAAAACATGGTGGTTCAATTCGTGTCAGCTGTGGAGCGGCTCAAGATAATGAGGATGCCTTTTATATGAGGAGATGCGTTGAGCTAGCGAGAAAGGGAATTGGGTGTACAAGTCCCAATCCAATGGTGGGTTGTTTGATTGTTAAAGATGGAAAGATTGTTGGTGAAGGGTTTCATCCTAAAGCTGGACAGCCACATGCTGAG GTGTTTGCTCTGAGAGATGCTGGGCACTTGGCTGAGGATGCAACAGCATATGTGAGCTTGGAACCATGTAATCACTACGGAAGAACTCCACCATGTACTGAAGCTCTGATTAAAGCTAAGGTTAAGAAAGTGGTGGTTGGAATGGTGGATCCAAACCCAATTGTAGATTCAAAGGGGTTAGATAGGCTGAGAGATGCTGGAATTGACGTGACCGTGGGTGTAGAAGAAGAATTGTGCAAGCAGCTCAATGAGGCCTTTATTCATCAAATGTTAACAGGGAAACCTTTTGTGACAGTAAG GTATTCTCTTTCTGTCAATGGCCATCTTCTGGACCAACTTGGAGATGGAGTTACTAAGTCTGGTGGATACTACTCGCGGTTGTTACAAGAATACGATGCAGTTATACTGTCTGCCTCATTGACTGAGAAGTCCTCAATACCTGAATCGCATGAACCTGGTGCTAATCAACCCCTTAAGATTATAACGGCTACTAATTCTAGTTCTCAAATTCAATTGCCTCTTCTCACTGAAGAAACTGCTTCTAGAGTAATAGTATTTACCAGCAAAGAGGCAATTTTGGAAAATGAAACTGCTAAAAGAGGAATTGAAACAGTGGTTTTGAATCAAGTAACTTTAAACGCAATCCTAGAATACTGCAAGCGCAAGGGATTGAACAGTGTTTTACTGGATTTGAGAAGTGATTATGCCGACCTTGAAATGCTTCTCAGAGAGGGTATTGAACAAAATATTATGCAAAAGATCATGGTGGAAGTCTTGCCTGTATGGAATGAAGGGGATGATGGGAATGCGCTTGCCCTACTAAATGGTTTAAAGAAAGGATTAGTAGTGAAGAAATTACAACCTAAGATATCAAGTCAGAGCATTGTTCTTGAGGGATACCTTCAGTATGGGTGA
- the LOC123217722 gene encoding UPF0187 protein At3g61320, chloroplastic-like, which yields MNQSTKLSLSSSFTPKPLFKLHGTLTFPSKPTKLLTFKTLSSSQPESESPFKNLTVNSILRAIPDWADRVKERGMQRKRSLYNHEKWVYHRSSLRHIRHLLSSLSSRVILSLIPPVIAFTLVAVIIASYNSAVEMHLLPGFFPVLRASSLPYQLTAPALALLLVFRTEASYSRYEEGRKAWTKIVAGTIDFACMLISGVDDSADDSIKDKLLRYIMAFPVALKCHVIYGSDIGRDLKTLLDGDDLGVVLSSKHRPRCIIEFISQSLRLLNLDGSKRTMLESKMSCFHEGIGICEQLIGIPIPLSYTRLTSRFLFLWHLTLPIILWDDCHWIVVPATFISAASLFCIEEVGVLIEEPFPMLALDELCNLVQTNIEEAVRTQKIIQAQIIAKRKSHSFEHSHNGRPTL from the exons ATGAACCAATCCACCAAACTTTCACTTTCTTCCAGCTTTACCCCCAAACCCCTATTCAAATTACATGGCACTCTCACCTTTCCCTCGAAACCCACTAAACTTCTTACCTTCAAAACTCTCTCTTCCTCGCAACCTGAATCAGAATCTCCCTTTAAAAACCTAACTGTAAATTCAATTCTTCGTGCCATCCCTGACTGGGCTGACCGCGTTAAAGAGCGTGGAATGCAACGGAAGAGATCATTGTACAACCACGAAAAATGGGTTTATCACAGAAGCTCATTGCGTCACATTAGGCACTTACTTTCAAGCTTATCTTCTCGCGTGATACTTTCATTAATCCCACCAGTGATTGCTTTTACTTTGGTGGCTGTGATTATTGCGAGTTACAATTCTGCTGTGGAAATGCATTTGTTGCCCGGGTTCTTCCCCGTTTTAAGAGCTTCTTCGTTGCCGTATCAACTGACGGCTCCCGCTTTGGCGCTGCTTTTGGTGTTTAGGACTGAGGCTTCGTATTCGAGGTATGAGGAAGGCAGAAAGGCTTGGACTAAGATCGTTGCAGGAACTATTGATTTTGCTTGTATGCTCATTTCTGGGGTTGACGATTCTGCTGATGACTCTATTAAGGATAAGCTTTTGCGTTATATTATGGCTTTCCCAGTTGCTCTTAAg TGTCATGTGATTTATGGCTCAGATATTGGCAGAGATCTCAAAACTTTGCTCGATGGAGATGATTTGGGAGTAGTACTTAGTTCAAAGCATCGGCCCCGCTGCATTATTGAATTCATTTCCCAAAGCCTGCGGTTGCTAAACTTAGATGGATCAAAGAGAACTATGTTG GAGTCAAAGATGTCTTGTTTTCATGAAGGAATCGGTATATGTGAACAGCTCATCGGTATTCCTATCCCTCTCTCATACACACGCTTGACATCAAGGTTTCTATTCCTCTGGCATCTCACTCTTCCCATCATACTTTGGGATGATTGCCATTGGATAGTGGTTCCAGCTACTTTTATCAGTGCTGCATCTTTGTTCTGCATAGAAGAA GTTGGGGTGCTTATTGAGGAACCTTTTCCAATGTTAGCCTTGGATGAACTTTGCAATCTTGTTCAGACCAACATTGAGGAAGCAGTTAGAACTCAGAAAATTATTCAAGCACAGATAATTGCAAAGCGAAAGAGTCATTCTTTTGAGCATTCACATAATGGTCGGCCTACCTTGTGA